Proteins from a genomic interval of Bradyrhizobium sp. CCGB01:
- the terL gene encoding phage terminase large subunit: MRTDFLSFVYRCFLHLNPGAKFLPNWHIQAIAYQLERVRRGELTRLIINMPPRYLKSITVSVAFSAFLLGLAPGRRIISISYGDELSAKHASDFRSIVHAEWYRRAFPDMRIARSTESELITTRRGSRKTTSVSGTLTGLGGDLILIDDPQKPIDAQSEARRTSINQWVTNTLMSRLDNKQTSAVILVMQRVHLDDLSGFLASSSDEWEVLSLPAIAETDAAVPIGRNQFHFRKAGDALHSTHESIETLRKLQQTLGSDVFAAQYQQAPVPAGGAMIKRDWLRYYDIAPPLEAGSRIIQSWDTAAKNGAQNDWSVCTTWLVADGNYYLLDLVRGRFEYPILRDTALELARRFKPHEILIEDASTGIALAQELRDEANCFVNPIKIDHDKIGRLYVQEGKFCAGRVWFPRNAPFLAELEMELLTFPQGRHDDQVDSISQALGYEDNGYDYTLSWL, translated from the coding sequence TTGCGCACCGACTTCCTGAGCTTTGTCTATCGCTGCTTTCTCCACCTCAACCCCGGTGCTAAATTCCTCCCCAATTGGCACATTCAGGCAATTGCCTATCAGCTCGAGCGCGTGCGCCGCGGCGAGCTGACGCGTTTGATTATCAACATGCCACCGCGCTACCTCAAATCGATCACGGTTTCGGTGGCATTTTCCGCCTTCCTGCTTGGGCTCGCGCCGGGCCGCCGCATCATTTCCATCAGCTACGGCGATGAGCTCTCGGCCAAACATGCCAGCGACTTTCGATCCATCGTGCATGCCGAGTGGTACCGCCGCGCGTTTCCGGACATGCGCATCGCGCGCAGCACCGAATCCGAGCTGATCACGACCCGACGCGGCTCGCGCAAGACGACATCGGTTTCCGGCACGCTGACAGGGCTCGGCGGCGATCTGATCCTGATTGATGATCCGCAAAAGCCGATTGATGCGCAATCGGAGGCGCGCAGGACCAGCATCAACCAATGGGTGACGAATACGTTGATGTCGCGGCTCGACAACAAGCAGACCAGCGCGGTGATCCTGGTGATGCAGCGCGTTCATCTAGACGATCTATCCGGCTTTCTGGCCAGCTCCTCCGATGAGTGGGAGGTGCTTAGCCTGCCCGCGATCGCCGAGACCGACGCCGCGGTTCCGATCGGTCGCAATCAATTCCATTTCCGGAAGGCAGGTGACGCGCTGCATTCGACCCATGAATCGATTGAGACGTTGCGCAAGCTGCAGCAGACGCTTGGGTCCGACGTGTTCGCCGCGCAATATCAGCAGGCTCCTGTTCCGGCCGGCGGCGCCATGATCAAGCGCGATTGGCTACGGTATTACGACATAGCGCCGCCGCTTGAGGCTGGCAGCAGGATCATCCAGAGCTGGGATACCGCGGCCAAGAATGGCGCACAGAATGACTGGTCGGTGTGTACGACGTGGTTGGTCGCTGACGGGAATTATTACCTGCTGGATCTTGTTCGCGGTCGGTTCGAATATCCCATCCTCCGCGATACCGCGCTCGAGCTCGCCAGGCGCTTCAAGCCGCACGAGATCCTGATCGAAGACGCCTCCACCGGAATTGCGTTGGCCCAGGAGCTCCGCGATGAAGCCAATTGCTTTGTCAATCCCATCAAGATCGACCACGATAAGATAGGTCGTCTCTACGTCCAAGAGGGCAAATTTTGCGCTGGACGAGTGTGGTTTCCGAGGAACGCGCCGTTCCTGGCCGAGCTCGAGATGGAGCTATTGACCTTCCCGCAAGGCCGTCACGACGATCAGGTCGACAGCATCAGCCAGGCGCTTGGCTATGAGGACAATGGCTACGATTACACGCTGAGTTGGCTCTGA
- a CDS encoding restriction endonuclease, translating into MTIEALQLLHWADFETLVDIIFARSGWNRVSVLGGTKKLVDLELEHPVTNERAAVQVKSAASQKTLNAYIRRMDATEQFDRFFFICHSPKGALSAPDDRADIHVWTGRELGSTIMGLGLHDWVMERLA; encoded by the coding sequence GTGACGATCGAGGCCCTGCAGTTGCTGCACTGGGCCGATTTCGAAACCCTCGTTGACATCATCTTTGCCCGCAGTGGCTGGAATCGCGTCTCCGTGCTCGGGGGCACCAAAAAGCTGGTCGATCTAGAGTTGGAGCATCCTGTGACCAACGAGCGGGCCGCAGTCCAGGTCAAGTCTGCCGCCAGCCAAAAGACGCTCAACGCCTATATCCGCCGGATGGACGCCACTGAACAGTTCGACCGCTTCTTTTTCATTTGCCATTCGCCGAAGGGTGCGCTGAGCGCCCCCGACGACCGCGCGGATATTCACGTCTGGACCGGTCGCGAGCTCGGTTCGACCATCATGGGGCTCGGGCTGCACGATTGGGTGATGGAGAGGCTCGCCTAG